A genomic window from Streptomyces broussonetiae includes:
- the cas6e gene encoding type I-E CRISPR-associated protein Cas6/Cse3/CasE, protein MATETRTLHLTRLHLGPRSRTAHRDLRDAHLMHRRIMSLYPDQMSDGTRARAELGVLYRIERDRHATTVLIQSPLAPDTAALPADYLATPPQSRTLGPLLDWLTDGATVRYRIDATPTRAIATQDRRPDGKRKPGKRTPLFGADAVAWWDRQAHTAGLDPQLILDTPQTPATGNRDGHRVRHSLTRFEGIATITDTTALRAALTTGIGRGRAYGAGLLSLAPITG, encoded by the coding sequence ATGGCCACCGAGACCCGCACCCTTCACCTCACCCGCCTACATCTCGGCCCCCGCTCCCGCACCGCCCACCGCGACCTCCGCGACGCCCACCTCATGCACCGCCGGATTATGTCCCTGTACCCGGACCAGATGAGCGACGGCACCCGCGCCCGCGCCGAACTGGGGGTGCTGTACCGGATCGAGCGGGACCGCCACGCCACCACCGTCCTCATTCAATCCCCCCTCGCCCCCGACACCGCCGCCCTCCCTGCCGACTACCTCGCCACTCCCCCGCAGAGCCGCACCCTCGGTCCCCTTCTGGACTGGCTCACCGACGGCGCCACCGTCCGCTACCGCATCGACGCCACACCCACCCGTGCCATCGCCACCCAGGACCGCCGCCCCGACGGCAAGCGCAAGCCCGGCAAAAGGACGCCGCTCTTCGGAGCCGACGCTGTCGCCTGGTGGGACCGGCAGGCGCACACCGCCGGACTCGACCCACAACTCATCCTCGACACCCCCCAGACCCCGGCTACCGGCAACCGCGATGGCCACCGCGTCCGCCACAGCCTCACCCGATTCGAGGGCATCGCGACCATTACCGACACCACCGCCCTCCGCGCCGCCCTGACCACCGGAATCGGGCGCGGCCGTGCGTATGGTGCAGGTCTCCTCTCCCTCGCCCCCATTACGGGGTAA
- a CDS encoding HNH endonuclease gives MRKLGLEGEIERLDPQEIYERDAWVCQICRSPVDRRRVWPDMWSPTLDHKIPLTAGGEHTRENVQLSHWLCNLHKGDRFLIES, from the coding sequence ATGCGCAAGCTCGGCCTTGAGGGAGAAATCGAGCGGCTGGACCCGCAGGAGATCTACGAGCGCGACGCATGGGTGTGCCAGATCTGCCGGTCGCCTGTGGACCGCCGCCGGGTATGGCCCGACATGTGGTCACCCACACTGGATCACAAGATCCCGCTCACCGCAGGCGGTGAGCACACGAGAGAGAACGTTCAGTTGAGTCACTGGCTCTGCAACCTCCACAAGGGTGACCGCTTCCTGATCGAGTCATGA
- a CDS encoding DUF4429 domain-containing protein → MIEVQGKGGQIQFDGQYVTITRKGFLARSIVGKGEKRLHISQIASIQWKPAGAIVEGFIQFGVNGGVERRSQFGSQTQSARGDENSVLFTKKQMPAFEELRKALDAAIAQQHAPQQPTAAAPSVADELTKLGQLLQQGILTQAEFEQQKARLLGGR, encoded by the coding sequence GTGATCGAGGTCCAGGGCAAGGGCGGACAGATTCAGTTCGACGGCCAGTACGTGACTATCACCCGCAAGGGTTTCCTGGCCCGCTCCATCGTCGGTAAGGGCGAGAAGCGCCTTCACATCAGCCAGATCGCCAGCATCCAGTGGAAGCCGGCCGGAGCCATTGTCGAGGGCTTCATCCAGTTCGGGGTCAATGGTGGCGTCGAGAGGCGGTCCCAGTTCGGCAGCCAGACGCAAAGCGCCAGGGGCGACGAGAACTCGGTGCTGTTCACGAAGAAGCAGATGCCTGCGTTCGAGGAACTCCGTAAGGCCCTCGACGCCGCCATCGCCCAGCAGCACGCACCGCAGCAGCCCACCGCGGCAGCCCCGTCCGTCGCCGACGAGCTGACCAAACTCGGGCAGTTGCTACAGCAGGGCATCCTCACTCAGGCCGAGTTCGAGCAGCAGAAGGCGCGTCTCCTCGGCGGCCGGTAG
- a CDS encoding GntR family transcriptional regulator, producing the protein MERPGYLRIAADLRNRITSGEYRIGDQIPTLPALAETYEVSETTIRNALALLRNEGLIETRARAGTRVRERPPIHRLTSDRYRNKLGVPSTPFTRDQQIGWSEYRLDKKFERVGATPELASLFECEVGEPLLARHFVFFDNDQPHQMSTSYVRWSDVEGTPVADPIHEPWPGGTVAQLATLRIRVTLIKESFTCGMPTEREAKTLKIGSGVPVLRYVRRHIAHDGRVVEVASPIVRRGDTTVVEFDIPLT; encoded by the coding sequence ATGGAACGGCCGGGGTACCTACGCATCGCTGCCGACCTGCGGAACCGCATCACCTCCGGCGAGTACCGGATCGGTGATCAGATCCCGACGCTCCCGGCACTTGCCGAGACGTACGAGGTTTCGGAGACGACGATCCGCAACGCCCTCGCGCTCCTGCGCAACGAGGGGTTGATCGAGACAAGGGCCCGTGCCGGTACCCGGGTTCGGGAGAGGCCCCCGATCCACCGGCTGACCTCCGACCGGTACCGCAACAAGTTGGGCGTGCCCTCGACGCCGTTCACCCGGGACCAGCAGATCGGCTGGAGCGAGTACCGCCTGGACAAGAAGTTCGAGCGGGTGGGGGCCACGCCGGAGCTCGCGTCCCTCTTCGAATGCGAGGTGGGGGAGCCGCTGTTGGCCCGCCACTTCGTCTTCTTCGACAACGACCAGCCCCACCAGATGAGCACCTCGTACGTGCGCTGGAGCGACGTAGAGGGGACCCCGGTGGCGGACCCGATCCACGAGCCCTGGCCGGGCGGCACCGTGGCCCAGCTGGCCACCCTGAGGATTCGGGTCACCCTGATCAAGGAGTCCTTCACCTGCGGCATGCCGACAGAGCGCGAGGCCAAGACCTTGAAGATCGGCTCAGGTGTGCCCGTGCTCAGGTACGTGAGGCGTCACATCGCCCACGACGGCAGGGTCGTGGAGGTCGCCTCACCGATCGTCAGGCGCGGGGACACCACCGTGGTGGAGTTCGACATCCCGCTGACCTGA
- a CDS encoding DUF7848 domain-containing protein, whose protein sequence is MRAIIKAAEWTLGPETAEGAPKEPMYEAECLTCEEQSGATDGDLLPAEVWALKHTGLNPTHRTYRAIITSFWRVSPTEGNPYSELEAK, encoded by the coding sequence ATGAGAGCGATCATCAAGGCAGCGGAGTGGACACTCGGGCCGGAGACGGCCGAGGGCGCCCCCAAGGAGCCCATGTACGAGGCCGAGTGCCTCACGTGCGAGGAGCAGTCCGGAGCCACCGACGGGGACCTTCTCCCCGCCGAGGTCTGGGCCCTGAAGCACACCGGCCTCAACCCGACCCACAGGACCTACAGGGCGATCATCACCAGCTTCTGGCGGGTCTCCCCGACCGAGGGCAACCCGTACTCCGAGCTGGAGGCGAAGTGA
- a CDS encoding ATP-dependent nuclease yields MYLKRLQVKNFRSCYDIGIDFQPDITLLVGENNSGKSNVIEALRLATAPLNRRATRWFEKSDLSHGRKDKEAEFQAIYDGLTESQRAHYITALNIDSNQAIYTTTYKEDPARNQMRPSVTAGPVGGPEAESNKRDQIAHVYLAPLRDAQRELDSSDSQRLLRIIQHLTTGEQQDDFVKSANKSFKDLKDHGVLTTAKDEIQDHLGKLTDSVRSQTVEVTFADYELGRLTRSLRVKMAEKGIEPADLIESGLGYANLLFIATVILELRKAREFELTLFLVEEPEAHLHPQLQAVLLEYLREQSKASTKDDLQGPAGRIQVIATTHSPNLASSVGIENVVALRTKVETEQEEDEEGKEQNVDRRKTQALPLAQLTLSSNERRKINQYLDATRAGLLFARRVILVEGIAEAVLLPVIARYCVFGDDQDPDHVGHRRAFHGVTIVNVGSVDFAPYITLLLSSINGCRLLDRLTVVTDRDPDPELPKKKKKEEGAGEQPESEDEQPVGEDETESDDRSQNRTRVSNRKEQLLKHAESIGAARHLLVTEAPYTLEADLLGPEINEPVLKDAYLEQHRQSEHHWQDILQHSKGRSFGFYQKLCKYDKFISKGEFAHDVALAIEDGKPFEAPEYLAKAIRGALESGTDGTKA; encoded by the coding sequence ATGTACCTCAAGCGTCTACAGGTCAAGAACTTTCGATCTTGCTACGACATCGGGATTGACTTCCAGCCCGACATCACGCTCCTAGTCGGAGAGAACAATTCCGGTAAGTCGAACGTGATCGAAGCTTTGAGGCTTGCAACAGCGCCCTTGAATCGTCGAGCTACCAGATGGTTTGAAAAGTCCGACCTGTCACACGGCAGGAAAGACAAGGAAGCAGAGTTCCAAGCTATCTACGATGGGCTGACAGAGTCACAGCGGGCGCACTACATCACAGCCCTAAACATTGACTCAAATCAGGCAATTTACACCACGACGTACAAGGAAGATCCCGCTCGCAATCAAATGCGTCCGAGCGTGACAGCTGGTCCCGTCGGCGGCCCTGAGGCTGAATCAAACAAGCGTGATCAGATTGCACACGTTTATCTCGCTCCACTGCGAGATGCACAGAGAGAGCTGGACTCCTCTGACAGTCAGCGTCTCCTTCGGATCATTCAGCACCTCACCACCGGTGAACAACAGGATGACTTCGTTAAGAGCGCCAACAAGTCATTTAAGGATCTCAAGGACCATGGCGTTCTCACTACCGCCAAGGATGAGATCCAGGATCACCTGGGAAAGCTCACCGACTCCGTACGCAGTCAGACTGTAGAGGTAACCTTCGCTGACTACGAGTTGGGGCGCCTAACCCGCAGTTTGCGGGTAAAGATGGCAGAAAAAGGCATCGAACCTGCCGATCTCATTGAATCTGGCCTTGGGTACGCGAACCTGCTGTTTATCGCGACGGTCATTCTGGAACTACGCAAAGCTCGGGAATTCGAGCTAACTCTGTTTCTTGTCGAAGAGCCTGAGGCGCATCTGCACCCACAGTTGCAGGCCGTCCTGCTCGAATACCTGCGCGAGCAGTCCAAGGCGTCGACCAAAGACGACTTGCAGGGACCTGCTGGAAGAATCCAGGTAATCGCTACCACACACTCACCCAACTTGGCGAGCAGTGTCGGGATTGAAAATGTCGTAGCTCTTCGGACTAAGGTTGAGACCGAGCAGGAGGAAGACGAAGAGGGAAAGGAACAGAACGTTGACCGGCGGAAGACTCAAGCGCTGCCCCTTGCACAACTAACTTTGTCTTCTAACGAGCGGCGCAAGATCAATCAATACCTAGATGCAACGCGGGCCGGCCTACTTTTTGCTCGCCGTGTCATCTTGGTTGAGGGCATTGCCGAAGCTGTCCTCCTTCCTGTGATTGCACGCTACTGCGTGTTTGGCGACGACCAAGACCCTGACCATGTCGGACATCGCCGGGCTTTTCACGGCGTCACCATAGTTAACGTGGGCAGTGTCGATTTCGCGCCTTACATCACACTACTTCTGTCGTCAATCAATGGCTGCCGTCTTCTCGACAGGCTTACGGTCGTAACTGACCGCGACCCAGATCCGGAGCTCCCTAAGAAAAAGAAGAAGGAAGAGGGGGCAGGAGAACAACCCGAGAGTGAAGACGAGCAGCCTGTTGGAGAAGATGAAACTGAGAGCGACGACCGCTCCCAGAATCGGACCAGAGTAAGCAATCGGAAGGAACAGCTCCTCAAGCACGCCGAGTCCATCGGCGCAGCTCGGCACTTGCTCGTCACAGAGGCGCCTTACACCCTGGAAGCGGACCTGCTGGGCCCGGAAATTAACGAGCCGGTCCTGAAGGATGCATACCTTGAGCAGCACCGTCAGTCTGAGCACCACTGGCAAGACATTTTGCAGCACAGCAAGGGTAGATCTTTCGGCTTCTATCAGAAACTGTGCAAATACGACAAGTTCATCAGCAAGGGCGAATTTGCGCATGACGTCGCCTTGGCTATCGAAGATGGAAAACCTTTCGAAGCTCCCGAGTACCTAGCCAAAGCCATCCGTGGCGCGCTAGAGAGCGGAACGGATGGGACCAAGGCTTGA